Proteins encoded within one genomic window of Lynx canadensis isolate LIC74 chromosome B2, mLynCan4.pri.v2, whole genome shotgun sequence:
- the LOC115513708 gene encoding DLA class I histocompatibility antigen, A9/A9 alpha chain: MSRTLLLLLLGALAAPQTWAGSHSLRYFYTAVSRPGLGEPRFIAVGYVDDTQFVRFDSDAPNPRMEPRAPWVEQEGREYWDRETRTAKNHAQIFRVDLNTMLRYYNQSESGSHNIQRMYGCDVGPDGRLLRGYSQDSYDGKDYIALNEDLRSWTAADTAAQITRRKWEEAGEAENLGNYLEGTCVEWLAKYLDMGKETLLRAESPNTRVTHHRISDHEVTLRCWALGFYPAEITLTWQRDGEDHTQDTELVETRPAGDGTFQKWAAVVVPSGEEQRYTCHVQHEGLPEPITLRWEPSSLPFITILGIIAGVVVLVVTLVVGAVIWRKKFSGGKGPSYSHAARDDSTQGSDSSLMAPKV; this comes from the exons ATGTCCCGAACTCTGCTCCTGCTGCTGTTGGGGGCCTTGGCCGCGCCCCAGACCTGGGCGG GCTCCCACTCCCTGAGGTATTTCTACACGGCGGTGTCCCGGCCCGGCCTCGGGGAGCCCCGCTTCATCGCCGTGGGCTACGTGGACGACACGCAGTTCGTGAGGTTCGACAGCGACGCCCCGAACCCGAGGATGGAGCCGCGGGCCCCGTGGGTGGAGCAGGAGGGGCGGGAGTATTGGGACCGGGAGACGCGGACCGCGAAGAACCACGCACAGATTTTCCGAGTGGACCTGAACACGATGCTCCGCTACTACAACCAGAGCGAGTCCG GGTCGCACAACATCCAGAGAATGTATGGCTGTGACGTGGGACCCGACGGCCGCCTCCTCCGCGGGTACAGTCAGGACTCCTATGACGGCAAGGATTACATCGCCCTGAACGAGGACCTGCGCTCCTGGACCGCGGCGGACACCGCGGCGCAGATCACACGCCGCAAGTGGGAGGAGGCGGGTGAGGCGGAAAACTTAGGGAACTACCTGGAGGGCACGTGCGTGGAGTGGCTCGCCAAATACCTGGACATGGGGAAGGAGACGCTGCTGCGCGCAG aatCTCCCAACACACGGGTGACCCACCACCGCATCTCTGACCATGAGGTGACCCTGaggtgctgggccctgggcttCTACCCTGCGGAGATCACCCTGACCTGGCAGCGTGATGGGGAGGACCACACCCAGGACACAGAGCTTGTGGAGACCAGGCCTGCGGGAGATGGGACCTTCCAGAAGTGGGCAGCTGTGGTGGTGCCttctggagaggagcagagatacACGTGCCATGTGCAGCATGAGGGGCTGCCTGAGCCCATCACCCTGAGATGGG AGCCATCGTCTCTGCCCTTCATCACCATTCTGGGCATCATTGCTGGTGTGGTTGTCCTTGTGGTCACTTTGGTGGTTGGAGCTGTGATCTGGAGGAAGAAGTTTTCAG GAGGAAAGGGACCAAGCTATTCTCATGCTGCAC GCGACGACAGTACCCAGGGCTCTGATTCGTCTCTAATGGCTCCTAAAG tgtGA